A region from the uncultured Stenotrophomonas sp. genome encodes:
- the obgE gene encoding GTPase involved in cell partioning and DNA repair (Evidence 2a : Function of homologous gene experimentally demonstrated in an other organism; PubMedId : 12402086, 12826057, 15737924; Product type cp : cell process), translating into MKLVDEAEISVIAGNGGNGCVGFRREKFIPLGGPDGGDGGDGGSVWIRADENLNTLVDFRHDRIFKAQRGENGMGRQMYGKAGEDLTITVPVGTVVINVATDEVIGDMTRHGDRLLVAKGGKGGLGNMHFKSSTNRAPRQALPGEEGEERLLKLELKLLADVGLLGFPNAGKSTLIRAVSAATPKVADYPFTTLYPNLGVVKVENYRSFVIADIPGLIEGAADGAGLGAQFLRHLQRTRLLLHLVDISPMEGGVEGISPVEQVRAIEHELGKHDPELLEKPRWLVLNKADLMFEDEAQAAAAQVVAELGWTGPWYLVSALGREGTWPIMKDIMAFFDQQKLLEAEAREAQG; encoded by the coding sequence ATGAAACTCGTTGATGAAGCCGAAATCTCCGTAATTGCCGGCAACGGCGGCAATGGCTGCGTCGGTTTCCGTCGCGAGAAATTCATTCCATTGGGTGGCCCGGACGGCGGCGACGGCGGCGACGGCGGCAGCGTGTGGATCCGCGCCGACGAAAACCTGAACACCCTGGTCGATTTCCGCCATGACCGCATCTTCAAGGCGCAGCGTGGCGAGAACGGCATGGGCCGGCAGATGTACGGCAAGGCCGGCGAGGACCTGACCATCACCGTGCCGGTCGGCACCGTGGTGATCAACGTCGCAACCGATGAGGTCATCGGCGACATGACCCGGCATGGCGACCGCCTGCTGGTGGCCAAGGGCGGCAAGGGTGGCCTCGGCAACATGCATTTCAAGAGTTCCACCAACCGCGCGCCGAGGCAGGCATTGCCGGGCGAGGAGGGGGAGGAGCGCCTGCTCAAGCTGGAGCTGAAGCTGCTGGCCGACGTCGGCCTGCTCGGCTTCCCCAATGCCGGCAAGAGCACCCTGATCCGCGCGGTGTCGGCGGCCACGCCGAAGGTGGCCGACTACCCGTTCACCACCCTGTACCCGAACCTGGGCGTGGTGAAGGTGGAGAACTACCGCAGCTTCGTGATCGCCGACATCCCCGGCCTGATCGAGGGTGCGGCCGACGGCGCCGGGCTGGGTGCGCAGTTCCTGCGCCACCTGCAGCGCACCCGGCTGCTGCTGCACCTCGTCGACATTTCGCCGATGGAAGGCGGGGTGGAGGGCATTTCCCCGGTCGAGCAGGTGCGCGCGATCGAGCACGAACTGGGCAAGCACGACCCGGAGCTGCTGGAAAAGCCGCGCTGGCTGGTGCTGAACAAGGCCGACCTGATGTTCGAGGACGAGGCACAGGCCGCGGCCGCACAGGTGGTCGCGGAACTGGGCTGGACCGGCCCGTGGTACCTGGTGTCGGCGCTGGGCCGCGAGGGCACCTGGCCGATCATGAAGGACATCATGGCCTTCTTCGACCAGCAGAAGCTGCTGGAAGCCGAGGCGCGCGAGGCGCAGGGCTGA
- the rpmA gene encoding 50S ribosomal protein L27 (Evidence 2a : Function of homologous gene experimentally demonstrated in an other organism; Product type s : structure) has protein sequence MAHKKGVGSSRNGRDSNPKYLGVKIFGGQAIEAGNIIVRQRGTQFHPGTGVGLGRDHTLFALVDGKVEFTVKGPKKRRTVSVVAEA, from the coding sequence ATGGCACATAAAAAGGGCGTAGGCTCCTCGCGCAACGGCCGCGATTCCAACCCGAAGTACCTCGGCGTCAAGATCTTCGGTGGCCAGGCCATCGAAGCCGGCAACATCATCGTGCGCCAGCGTGGCACCCAGTTCCACCCGGGTACCGGCGTCGGCCTCGGCCGCGACCACACGCTGTTCGCGCTGGTCGACGGCAAGGTCGAGTTCACGGTGAAGGGCCCGAAGAAGCGCCGCACCGTCAGCGTCGTCGCGGAAGCCTGA
- the rplU gene encoding 50S ribosomal protein L21 (Evidence 2a : Function of homologous gene experimentally demonstrated in an other organism; Product type s : structure), with protein MYAVLVTGGKQYRVAQGETLRVEKLEAEAGSEIKFDTILMLGDADGIKIGDALKGASVTAKVVAHGRADKVRIIKFRRRKHHMKRQGHRQHYTEIEITGIAG; from the coding sequence ATGTACGCAGTGCTGGTAACCGGCGGTAAGCAATACCGCGTCGCGCAGGGCGAAACCCTCCGCGTTGAGAAGCTCGAAGCCGAAGCCGGCAGCGAGATCAAGTTCGACACCATCCTGATGCTCGGCGATGCCGACGGCATCAAGATCGGCGATGCCCTGAAGGGCGCTTCGGTGACCGCCAAGGTCGTGGCCCACGGCCGCGCCGACAAGGTGCGCATCATCAAGTTCCGCCGCCGCAAGCACCACATGAAGCGGCAGGGCCACCGCCAGCACTACACCGAAATCGAAATCACCGGCATCGCCGGCTAA
- the uvrA gene encoding ATPase and DNA damage recognition protein of nucleotide excision repair excinuclease UvrABC (Evidence 2a : Function of homologous gene experimentally demonstrated in an other organism; PubMedId : 11421287, 12145219, 1826851, 2550431, 2843804, 3007478, 6283374, 6310514; Product type e : enzyme), protein MAMDFIRIRGARTHNLKNIDLDLPRDKLIVITGLSGSGKSSLAFDTIYAEGQRRYVESLSAYARQFLSVMEKPDLDHIEGLSPAISIEQKSTSHNPRSTVGTITEIYDYLRLLYARVGSPRCPDHGYPLEAQTVSQMVDQVLALDGEQRWMLLAPVIRERKGEHVQVFDQLRAQGFVRVRVDGELYEIDAVPALGLRQKHTIEAVIDRFRPREDIKQRLAESFETALKLGDGMAIVQSLDDAQATPQLFSSKYSCPVCDYALPELEPRLFSFNSPVGACPGCDGLGMAEFFDPSRVVVHPELSLAAGAVRGWDRRNAYYFQLIASLAKHYAFDVDAPWQSLPEYVRQAVLYGSGEEQITFTYFTEAGGRSQRKHRFEGIIPNLERRYRETESPAVREELAKFISERPCPECNGARLNKAARNVFVADRPLPELAVLPIDEAKRFFGELSLPGWRGEIAAKIVKEISERLGFLVDVGLDYLTLERKADTLSGGEAQRIRLASQIGAGLVGVMYVLDEPSIGLHQRDNERLLGTLTRLRDLGNTVIVVEHDEDAIRLADYVVDIGPGAGVHGGEVVGEGRLEDILAAPRSLTGQYLSGKRAIEIPARRHKPNPKMTLHLRGARGNNLKNVDLHVPAGLLTCVTGVSGSGKSTLINDTLFSLAANEINGASHPVAAYREVEGLDLFDKVVDIDQSPIGRTPRSNPATYTGLFTPLRELYAQVPEARARGYAPGRFSFNVRGGRCEACQGDGLIKVEMHFLPDVYVPCDVCHGKRYNRETLEILYKGYSINDVLEMTVEDALKLFEPVPAIARKLETLVDVGLSYIKLGQSATTLSGGEAQRVKLSKELSRRDTGRTLYILDEPTTGLHFHDIEMLLQVLNQLVDSGNTVLIIEHNLDVIKTADWIVDLGPEGGHRGGTILVTGTPEDVAAHPASYTGQFLARMLPSTAARPEQPAAVANKPDARPPRKEKPAKKTAARKAAPRKQKDSR, encoded by the coding sequence ATGGCGATGGATTTCATCCGCATCCGCGGTGCGCGGACGCACAACCTCAAGAACATCGACCTCGACCTGCCGCGCGACAAGCTGATCGTGATCACCGGCCTGTCCGGTTCGGGCAAGTCCTCGCTGGCGTTCGACACCATCTACGCCGAGGGCCAGCGCCGCTACGTGGAATCGCTGTCGGCCTATGCGCGGCAGTTCCTGAGTGTGATGGAGAAACCGGACCTGGACCACATCGAGGGCCTGTCGCCGGCGATCTCGATCGAACAGAAGTCCACCAGCCACAACCCGCGCTCGACCGTGGGCACCATCACCGAGATCTACGACTACCTGCGCCTGCTCTACGCCCGCGTCGGCAGCCCGCGCTGCCCCGACCACGGCTACCCGCTGGAAGCGCAGACCGTCAGCCAGATGGTCGATCAGGTATTGGCGCTGGACGGCGAGCAGCGCTGGATGCTGCTGGCGCCGGTGATCCGCGAGCGCAAGGGCGAGCACGTGCAGGTGTTCGACCAGTTGCGTGCGCAGGGTTTCGTGCGCGTGCGCGTGGACGGCGAGCTGTACGAGATCGACGCGGTGCCGGCGCTGGGGCTGCGCCAGAAGCACACCATCGAGGCGGTGATCGACCGCTTCCGCCCGCGCGAGGACATCAAGCAGCGGCTTGCCGAAAGCTTTGAAACCGCGCTCAAGCTGGGCGACGGCATGGCCATCGTGCAGTCGCTGGATGATGCGCAAGCCACGCCGCAGCTGTTCTCCTCCAAATATTCCTGCCCGGTCTGCGACTACGCGCTGCCGGAACTGGAGCCGCGGCTGTTCTCGTTCAACTCGCCGGTCGGCGCCTGCCCCGGCTGCGACGGCCTCGGCATGGCCGAGTTCTTCGACCCCTCGCGCGTGGTCGTGCACCCCGAGCTGTCGCTGGCTGCCGGCGCGGTGCGCGGCTGGGACCGCCGCAATGCCTACTACTTCCAGCTGATCGCCTCGCTGGCCAAGCACTACGCCTTCGACGTCGATGCGCCGTGGCAGTCGCTGCCCGAATACGTGCGGCAGGCGGTGCTGTACGGCAGCGGCGAGGAGCAGATCACCTTCACCTATTTCACCGAGGCCGGCGGCCGCAGCCAGCGCAAGCACCGCTTCGAGGGCATCATTCCCAATCTCGAACGCCGCTACCGCGAGACCGAATCGCCGGCGGTGCGCGAGGAGCTGGCCAAGTTCATCAGCGAGCGGCCGTGCCCCGAGTGCAACGGCGCACGCCTGAACAAGGCCGCGCGCAACGTGTTCGTCGCCGACCGGCCGCTGCCGGAGCTGGCGGTGCTGCCGATCGACGAGGCCAAGCGCTTCTTCGGCGAACTGAGCCTGCCCGGCTGGCGCGGCGAGATCGCCGCCAAAATCGTCAAGGAAATCAGCGAGCGGCTCGGCTTCCTCGTCGACGTCGGGCTGGATTACCTGACGCTGGAACGCAAGGCCGACACCCTGTCCGGCGGCGAGGCGCAGCGCATCCGCCTGGCCTCGCAGATCGGCGCCGGACTGGTGGGGGTGATGTACGTGCTCGACGAGCCGTCCATCGGCCTGCACCAGCGCGACAACGAGCGCCTGCTCGGCACCCTTACCCGCCTGCGCGACCTCGGCAACACGGTGATCGTGGTCGAGCACGACGAGGACGCGATCCGCCTGGCCGACTACGTGGTCGACATCGGCCCCGGCGCTGGCGTGCATGGCGGCGAGGTGGTGGGCGAAGGCAGGCTGGAGGACATCCTCGCCGCGCCGCGCTCGCTGACCGGGCAGTATCTGTCCGGCAAGCGCGCCATCGAAATTCCGGCCAGGCGCCACAAGCCGAACCCGAAGATGACGCTGCATCTGCGCGGCGCCCGCGGCAACAACCTCAAGAACGTGGACCTGCATGTCCCCGCTGGCCTGCTGACCTGCGTCACCGGCGTGTCCGGCTCGGGCAAGTCGACGTTGATCAACGACACCCTGTTCTCGCTGGCCGCCAACGAGATCAACGGCGCCTCGCACCCGGTCGCGGCGTACAGGGAGGTCGAGGGGCTGGACCTGTTCGACAAGGTGGTGGACATCGACCAGTCGCCGATCGGCCGCACCCCGCGCTCCAACCCGGCCACCTACACCGGCCTGTTCACGCCGCTGCGCGAGCTGTACGCGCAGGTGCCGGAAGCGCGCGCGCGCGGCTATGCGCCGGGGCGTTTTTCCTTCAACGTGCGCGGCGGCCGCTGCGAGGCCTGCCAGGGCGACGGCCTGATCAAGGTGGAGATGCACTTCCTGCCGGACGTGTACGTGCCCTGCGACGTCTGCCACGGCAAGCGCTACAACCGCGAGACGCTGGAGATCCTGTACAAGGGCTACAGCATCAACGACGTGCTGGAGATGACCGTCGAGGATGCGCTGAAGCTGTTCGAGCCGGTACCGGCCATCGCCCGCAAGCTGGAAACGCTGGTCGACGTGGGCCTGAGCTACATCAAGCTCGGCCAGAGCGCGACCACGCTGTCCGGCGGCGAGGCGCAGCGCGTGAAGCTGTCCAAGGAGCTGAGCCGGCGCGATACCGGCCGCACCCTGTACATCCTCGACGAGCCGACCACCGGCCTGCATTTCCACGACATCGAAATGCTGCTGCAGGTGCTGAACCAGCTGGTCGACAGCGGCAACACCGTGCTGATCATCGAGCACAACCTCGACGTGATCAAGACCGCCGACTGGATCGTCGACCTCGGCCCGGAAGGCGGCCACCGCGGCGGCACCATCCTCGTCACCGGCACGCCCGAAGACGTGGCCGCGCACCCGGCGTCCTACACCGGCCAGTTCCTCGCCCGGATGCTGCCCTCCACCGCCGCGCGCCCCGAACAACCGGCGGCGGTGGCGAACAAGCCCGATGCAAGGCCACCGCGCAAGGAAAAGCCCGCGAAGAAAACGGCCGCCAGGAAAGCCGCCCCCCGCAAGCAAAAGGATTCCCGATGA
- a CDS encoding Thioesterase superfamily protein — translation MSNQHKQLARVPISVRWRDMDSMGHVNNAKYVSYLEEARVRWMLGVEGVSLNDRIVPVVAATNVNYRLPIVWPNDIVVELFVERLGNSSVTIGHRIVDQQDAGKLYSDGNVVVVWMDAQTGRSAPLPEAVREASS, via the coding sequence ATGAGCAACCAACACAAGCAACTGGCCCGCGTGCCAATCAGCGTGCGCTGGCGTGACATGGACTCGATGGGCCACGTCAACAACGCCAAGTACGTGTCCTATCTGGAAGAAGCACGCGTGCGCTGGATGCTGGGTGTGGAAGGCGTGTCGCTGAACGACCGCATCGTGCCGGTGGTGGCCGCCACCAACGTCAACTACCGGTTGCCGATCGTGTGGCCGAACGACATCGTCGTGGAGCTGTTCGTCGAGCGGCTGGGCAACAGCAGCGTGACCATCGGCCACCGCATCGTCGACCAGCAGGACGCCGGCAAGCTGTACTCGGACGGCAACGTGGTGGTGGTATGGATGGATGCGCAGACCGGCAGGAGTGCGCCGCTGCCGGAGGCGGTGCGCGAGGCGTCGAGCTGA
- a CDS encoding hypothetical protein (Evidence 5 : No homology to any previously reported sequences) yields MSPIFKNRNFWKRTFQILTWLLILAFISHPELRLLVPLLDSLGLELLLGLAGLQLLDLYQARIAPFIAMLTERVLQPAFVALVDAANHRRLRPAGRFLWNLLLTGSGWPGTALAFKLSTLHVSARPPA; encoded by the coding sequence ATGTCCCCGATATTCAAGAACAGGAATTTCTGGAAGCGCACCTTCCAGATCCTCACCTGGCTGCTGATCCTCGCCTTCATCAGCCACCCGGAACTGCGATTGCTGGTCCCGCTGCTCGATTCGCTCGGCCTGGAGCTGCTGCTGGGGCTGGCCGGCCTGCAACTGCTCGACCTGTATCAGGCACGGATCGCCCCGTTCATCGCCATGCTCACCGAGCGTGTTCTGCAACCCGCCTTCGTCGCCCTCGTCGATGCCGCCAACCACCGCAGGCTGCGCCCGGCCGGCCGCTTCCTGTGGAACCTGCTGCTGACCGGCAGCGGTTGGCCGGGGACCGCCCTCGCGTTCAAACTGTCCACGCTGCACGTGTCGGCGCGGCCCCCGGCCTGA
- a CDS encoding Peptidase M28: protein MIKRGLLSLGLGLAFAGGAQAAEPVDLDMVGKIRHEAFHRSQVMDTFSHLTETIGPRLTNSPAMAQANAWTRQKFTEWGLANVHDEAFEDFGRGWEFDSASVEMLEPRVTQLYALPKAWTPGTNGAVEGEVVKVDIKKLADLEKYKGQLRGKILLLGDAREYKRGTEADSHRHDATSLEGLQQFAIPKDTSKERAKRLKEFGERQELVRATNTFFAEEGALAAISISGWDNGIIRVGGGGSRKTGEPVGIPELAMIAEHYNQLARAVERKQPVKLRVNVDARFTDETDQPGNNTLAEIRGSSKADEIVMLGAHMDSWHTGTGAADNAAGVAVMMEAMRILKAVGAKPRRTIRVALWSGEEQGLIGSQAYVARHFAHYPEPADPAQKALPASLREPTGPLQKLRDYEKFSAYFNMDNGSGRFRGIYAQENMAAMPIFEAWLKPFNDVGATTVASRNTGSTDHISFDRVGLPGFQFIQDRLDYFSNVHHSNLDTWDHAEPEDLKQAAAIVASFVYNAAMREEKMPRKPLSEN from the coding sequence ATGATCAAGCGGGGTTTGCTGTCATTGGGGTTGGGGCTGGCGTTCGCCGGCGGCGCGCAGGCGGCCGAGCCGGTGGATCTGGACATGGTGGGCAAGATCCGCCATGAGGCCTTCCACCGTTCGCAGGTGATGGATACGTTCTCCCACCTCACCGAAACCATCGGTCCGCGCCTGACCAACTCGCCGGCAATGGCGCAGGCCAATGCCTGGACCCGGCAGAAGTTTACCGAGTGGGGCCTTGCCAACGTGCATGACGAGGCGTTCGAAGACTTCGGCCGCGGCTGGGAGTTCGATTCGGCCAGCGTGGAGATGCTGGAGCCGCGCGTGACCCAGCTGTACGCGCTGCCCAAGGCGTGGACGCCCGGCACCAATGGCGCCGTGGAAGGCGAGGTGGTCAAGGTCGACATCAAGAAGCTGGCCGACCTGGAGAAGTACAAGGGCCAGTTGCGCGGCAAGATTCTGCTGCTGGGTGACGCGCGCGAGTACAAACGCGGCACCGAGGCCGATTCGCACCGCCATGACGCCACCTCGCTGGAGGGCCTGCAGCAGTTCGCCATCCCGAAGGACACGAGCAAGGAGCGCGCTAAGCGGCTCAAGGAATTCGGCGAGCGCCAGGAGCTGGTGCGCGCCACCAACACCTTCTTCGCCGAGGAGGGCGCGCTGGCGGCGATCAGTATCAGTGGTTGGGACAACGGCATCATCCGTGTCGGCGGCGGCGGTTCGCGCAAGACCGGCGAGCCGGTGGGCATCCCCGAGTTGGCGATGATTGCCGAGCACTACAACCAGCTGGCGCGCGCGGTCGAGCGCAAGCAGCCGGTGAAGCTGCGGGTCAACGTCGATGCGCGCTTCACCGACGAGACCGACCAGCCCGGCAACAACACGCTGGCCGAGATCCGCGGCAGCAGCAAGGCCGACGAGATCGTGATGCTGGGCGCGCACATGGATTCCTGGCATACCGGCACCGGTGCGGCCGACAACGCCGCCGGCGTGGCGGTGATGATGGAGGCCATGCGCATCCTCAAGGCGGTGGGCGCCAAGCCCCGGCGCACCATCCGCGTGGCGCTGTGGAGCGGCGAGGAACAGGGCCTGATCGGCTCGCAGGCCTACGTGGCCCGGCACTTCGCGCATTACCCGGAGCCGGCCGACCCGGCGCAGAAGGCATTGCCGGCCTCGCTGCGCGAACCGACCGGCCCGCTGCAGAAGCTGCGTGACTACGAGAAGTTCTCGGCGTATTTCAACATGGACAACGGCTCGGGCCGCTTCCGCGGCATCTACGCGCAGGAAAACATGGCGGCGATGCCGATCTTCGAGGCGTGGCTGAAGCCGTTCAACGACGTCGGCGCCACCACCGTGGCCAGTCGCAACACCGGCAGCACCGACCATATCAGCTTCGACCGTGTTGGCCTGCCGGGCTTCCAGTTCATCCAGGACCGGCTGGACTACTTCAGCAACGTCCACCACTCCAATCTGGACACCTGGGACCATGCCGAGCCGGAAGACCTGAAACAGGCCGCGGCCATCGTCGCCTCGTTCGTCTACAACGCGGCGATGCGCGAGGAGAAGATGCCGCGCAAGCCGCTGTCGGAAAACTGA
- the nthA gene encoding Nitrilase has protein sequence MKIAVARYEIGAPADFDAFARHQRQVLAEAAAAGARIAVLPEYLSLELAATFEPPVPGDLPASLAAIQRYRQAWLALFTGLARELDMHVVAGTFLLDVGGGRYRNRCDWFTPQGVQLWQDKLQLTGFEKATGLIEAGDALKVFEVDGIRAGVAVCYDSEFPLPVRAQCEAGARLLVVPSCTDTEAGATRVHVGCLARALENRLFVAKAVTAGRASWSPALDVNTGQAMVYAPMDRGFPADGVLAQTAGGQAWAVAELDFAAFEASRAQAQVANDRDWPGQWQPALQRAVVERA, from the coding sequence ATGAAGATCGCCGTCGCCCGTTACGAAATCGGCGCGCCTGCCGATTTCGATGCCTTCGCCCGGCACCAGCGGCAGGTGCTGGCCGAGGCCGCCGCCGCCGGTGCGCGCATTGCGGTACTGCCCGAATACCTGTCGCTTGAGCTGGCCGCGACATTCGAACCCCCGGTTCCGGGCGACCTGCCGGCTTCGCTGGCGGCGATCCAGCGCTACCGGCAAGCATGGCTGGCGCTGTTCACCGGGCTTGCCCGCGAGCTGGACATGCACGTGGTGGCGGGCACCTTCCTGCTCGATGTCGGCGGTGGCCGTTACCGCAACCGCTGCGACTGGTTCACCCCGCAAGGTGTGCAGCTGTGGCAGGACAAGCTGCAGCTGACCGGTTTCGAAAAGGCCACGGGGCTGATCGAGGCGGGCGATGCCCTGAAGGTGTTCGAGGTGGACGGCATCCGCGCCGGGGTGGCGGTCTGCTACGACAGCGAGTTTCCGTTGCCGGTGCGTGCGCAATGCGAGGCCGGCGCGCGGCTGCTGGTGGTGCCCAGCTGCACCGATACCGAGGCCGGCGCCACCCGCGTGCACGTGGGCTGCCTGGCGCGCGCGCTGGAGAACCGCCTGTTCGTGGCGAAGGCGGTGACCGCGGGACGGGCCAGCTGGAGCCCGGCGCTGGACGTCAACACCGGGCAGGCGATGGTGTATGCGCCGATGGACCGTGGCTTTCCCGCCGACGGCGTGTTGGCGCAGACCGCCGGGGGACAGGCGTGGGCGGTGGCGGAGCTGGATTTCGCCGCGTTCGAGGCCAGTCGTGCGCAGGCGCAGGTGGCCAATGACCGCGACTGGCCGGGGCAGTGGCAACCGGCGCTGCAACGCGCGGTGGTGGAGCGCGCCTGA
- a CDS encoding conserved hypothetical protein (Evidence 4 : Homologs of previously reported genes of unknown function), producing MEYTFTVTALRGSELLPLLDDVARLRIGVFNAWPYLYEGSLDYERDYLADYAATADAVCVVARAGGEVVGASTGLPLLDNGPAFRQPFEAAGIDPAQVFYFGESVLLPAWRGRGIGHAFFDAREAHARALGRFVMTAFCAVDREADDPRRPPGHRDNDAFWHKRGYARRPGMTMQLHWRETGRGEVLHPLTFWTRTLEPAT from the coding sequence ATGGAATACACGTTCACCGTCACCGCCCTGCGCGGCTCCGAACTGCTGCCGCTGCTGGATGACGTGGCGCGCCTGCGCATCGGCGTGTTCAACGCCTGGCCCTACCTGTACGAAGGCAGCCTGGACTACGAGCGCGACTACCTGGCCGACTATGCCGCCACGGCGGATGCGGTGTGCGTGGTCGCCCGCGCCGGTGGCGAAGTCGTCGGCGCCTCGACCGGGTTGCCGCTGCTTGACAACGGCCCGGCGTTCCGCCAGCCGTTCGAGGCCGCGGGCATCGACCCGGCGCAGGTGTTCTATTTCGGCGAGTCGGTGCTGTTGCCGGCGTGGCGCGGACGCGGCATCGGCCACGCGTTCTTCGATGCACGCGAAGCGCATGCGCGGGCCCTGGGCCGGTTCGTGATGACCGCGTTCTGCGCGGTGGACCGTGAAGCCGACGACCCGCGCCGCCCGCCCGGCCACCGCGACAACGACGCGTTCTGGCACAAGCGCGGCTACGCACGCCGGCCAGGCATGACCATGCAGCTGCACTGGCGGGAAACCGGGCGCGGCGAAGTGTTGCACCCACTCACGTTCTGGACCCGCACGCTGGAGCCCGCCACATGA
- the htpX gene encoding membrane-associated Zn-dependent endopeptidase; self-cleaved (Evidence 2a : Function of homologous gene experimentally demonstrated in an other organism; PubMedId : 16076848, 8524875; Product type e : enzyme) — protein sequence MFTRIGLFLLTNLAVLMLASVVMSILGVNSTQMSGLLVMAAIFGFGGSIISLLLSKFMAKRGTGAVVITQPRNPTERWLLDTVARQAQLAGIGMPEVAVYDAPEINAFATGANRNNALVAVSTGLLHNMSEDEAEAVLGHEIAHVANGDMITMALLQGVLNTFVIVLARVVGGVIDSALSGNRDSGRGFAYYIIVFVLEMVFGLFATMIAMWFSRHREFRADAGGAQFAGRQKMIAALERLKLNHGQSTLPNQIAAFGIAGSTAKKLFLSHPPLEERIAALRSSTVA from the coding sequence ATGTTTACCCGTATCGGCCTGTTCCTGCTGACCAACCTTGCCGTGCTGATGCTGGCCAGCGTGGTGATGTCCATCCTCGGCGTCAATTCCACGCAGATGAGCGGTCTGCTGGTGATGGCGGCGATCTTCGGTTTCGGCGGTTCCATCATCTCCCTGCTGCTGTCCAAGTTCATGGCCAAGCGCGGCACCGGCGCGGTGGTCATCACCCAGCCGCGCAACCCCACCGAGCGCTGGCTGCTGGACACGGTGGCGCGACAGGCGCAGCTGGCTGGCATCGGCATGCCGGAAGTGGCGGTCTACGACGCGCCGGAGATCAACGCCTTCGCCACCGGCGCCAACCGCAACAACGCGCTGGTGGCGGTATCCACCGGCCTGCTGCACAACATGAGCGAGGACGAGGCCGAGGCGGTGCTGGGCCACGAGATCGCCCACGTCGCCAACGGCGACATGATCACGATGGCGCTGCTGCAGGGCGTACTGAACACCTTCGTGATCGTGCTGGCGCGCGTGGTCGGTGGCGTCATCGACAGCGCCTTGTCGGGCAACCGCGACAGCGGCCGCGGCTTCGCCTACTACATCATTGTGTTCGTGCTGGAGATGGTGTTCGGCCTGTTCGCGACGATGATCGCGATGTGGTTCTCGCGCCACCGCGAGTTTCGCGCCGATGCCGGTGGCGCGCAGTTCGCCGGCCGCCAGAAGATGATCGCCGCGCTGGAGCGGCTCAAGCTCAACCACGGCCAGAGCACGCTGCCGAACCAGATCGCCGCCTTCGGCATCGCCGGCTCCACCGCGAAGAAGCTGTTCCTCAGCCACCCGCCGCTGGAAGAGCGCATCGCCGCGCTGCGTTCTTCGACCGTGGCCTGA